A single genomic interval of Spinacia oleracea cultivar Varoflay chromosome 6, BTI_SOV_V1, whole genome shotgun sequence harbors:
- the LOC110777512 gene encoding uncharacterized protein, giving the protein MANQAWQGIFSAAEVCFMPEGHFDHSTGLLTVYPRRDGGRKPFKYFTMWKSSPVFSETVKKAWSSHIDGSKMFRLVCKLKKVKQALRELNKVGFTDVQAAGLKAYQEMVNAQNALHSNPTDASVADAELKAIQEYKEKHKAYLAFLSQKAKVNWLKEGDENTALFQKSIKARRVQNKVYSICDMNGNWKDTADEVSEAFLAYYRMLLGTTHEHRTPVIKQIVQQGPVCQDHHRSILNAPYTADEVKSALFSIPGVKAPGPNGFGSYFCKDAWHIVLMMVRRDTEIEPEVDNDEVNSVQQQNNEDMEYEADLGEDFDDFEDHEPSSPVCRGGRIVE; this is encoded by the exons ATGGCCAATCAAGCATGGCAAGGAATCTTTTCAGCTGCTGAAGTTTGCTTCATGCCTGAAGGTCATTTTGATCACTCAACTGGTCTTTTGACAGTGTATCCTAGGAGGGATGGAGGGAGGAAACCATTCAAGTACTTTACAATGTGGAAGAGTTCTCCTGTGTTTTCTGAAACTGTCAAGAAGGCTTGGAGTAGTCACATAGATGGAAGTAAAATGTTCAGATTGGTTTGTAAACttaagaaagttaagcaagccTTGAGAGAATTGAATAAAGTTGGTTTTACTGATGTTCAAGCTGCAGGTCTAAAGGCCTATCAGGAAATGGTGAATGCTCAAAATGCATTACATAGCAATCCTACTGATGCAAGTGTAGCTGATGCTGAGCTAAAAGCTATACAAGAATATAAAGAAAAACATAAGGCATACTTGGCATTCTTAAGTCAAAAAGCTAAAGTTAATTGGCTTAAAGAAGGAGATGAAAATACTGCTCTATTTCAAAAAAGCATCAAAGCTAGAAGAGTTCAAAATAAAGTTTACAGTATCTGTGATATGAATGGAAATTGGAAAGACACAGCTGATGAGGTTTCTGAAGCCTTTTTAGCTTATTACAGAATGTTATTAGGCACCACTCATGAACACAGAACTCCTGTTATTAAACAAATAGTTCAGCAGGGTCCTGTGTGTCAGGATCATCACAGAAGTATTCTCAATGCCCCTTACACTGCTGATGAGGTTAAATCTGCTTTATTCTCTATTCCAGGAGTCAAAGCTCCAGGTCCAAATGGTTTTGGGTCTTATTTCTGCAAAGATGCTTGGCATATTGTTTTGATGATGGTAAGACG tgacacagaaattgagcctgaaGTCGACAATGATGAGGTAAACAGTGTGCAACAGcaaaacaatgaggatatggagtatgaggcTGATCTAGgggaagactttgatgactttgaagaccatgagcccTCTTCACCTGTTTGTAGGGGTGGCCggatagtagagtag